GTTCATGCGGTGGATGAGATCCTGGTTGTCGATACAGGGTCAACGGACCGGACAATCGAAATTGCGAAATCGTTTCCGAAAACAACAGTGGTTCATTTTGCATGGTGTGATGACTTTTCAGCAGCACGCAATTTTGGCATGTCACAAATGGAGAGCGATTGGGTTTTGTGGGTGGATGCGGATAAACATTTGCACCCGGATGATGTCCCTCTTCTTCACTATACCGCTTCCTTATTGGCTGACTATGAGCCGCACCCTCTTTTGCATATCATGATGCTAAATCAAATGGGGGATCGGATTTCCATCAATTATGGATTACCTCGGTTCTTTCCCATAAGAGGCCATTTACGGTATTATGGGAGAATCCATGAACAACTGGGTCCCATCCGGGGGAACCGGTATACGGACCTCGGGACACATGATTTTTTTGTGCGGATTCGATTGTTTCATGACGGATATGATCCTCAAAAAACGAATATGGAGAGAAAATTACGACGGAATATCGAACTTTTGGAGAACATGACTCAGGATGAGCCAGATGATCCGACCTGGTGGTTGTATCTTGGGCGTGAATCGCTAAACAAAGGAGATTTGGATAAGGGAATACAAGCCTTACGGAAAGCGGAAGAGAAGGCGAAAACGTTTCGGGGATTTGGGTCTCTTATCGAGGTTCTAAATTTGTTAGTGTCCGCCTATCTGGCAAAAGGTGAATTGTCGGAAGCGGAAAAGGTATGTGACCGAATGGTGGAAGCGAATCCGACATTCCCTGACAGTTATTACTATTTGGGGTATATTCAAATTCAAAAGGGAAGACAATTCTATAAAGAAGTCGAAGAAAATTTAAAGAAATCGAAAGCGTTATTTGCAGAATATCGGGGTTTGGTTTCCCCTAACAGTGACATTGTAAAGTGGAAAGCCGATCTCCTTCTGGCGGATCTTTATCGTTTGTCGGGAGAGACAGATAAAGCGAAAAAGCATTACCTTCAAGTTTTGGCTGCTTGTCCAGCCTCATATAAACAAAGGATTGAAAAGATCGTAAGCAAGCTTTGAATATGGAAATTGGATGCGGTGTATACAATCTAAGTTTGCCAATAACAGCAGATTTGCCGATCTGCTGTTTTGTTTGGATGATCGATACTGTATAGAGAGGAACAAGTTTCTATCGATTTTTGTCGGGGAGGTTGTTACAATTGAGGATAGTTATGTAGAACCATAATAGAGAAGAAATAATGGAGGAAACAGATCGATGACACAATTGACCGGAGTGATAGGGGCGCGTGTCAACATAGAGACGGCACAAGCCTATCGAACAAATAAACTGTTTTACTTGCTGATGACAATCCTGTTTGTGGGTTTTTCATTCAAGAACGGGTTGTTTTTCAACCCGTCGTTTATGATCTCCTCACTGTATGTCAGCGCAGTTTCGATTGTAGTCTTGGCATGGCTGCGCATGTCGAGAGCGCAGGTAAGCGGCTGGCAAATGACCGACCTGTTTGTCGGCGGGTATTTTTTAATGGTGCTGTTGACCACATTTACCCCTGCCAATCAGGAATACGCAGTAACGGGACTGATCCGTCAGTTTGATTATACGCTGGTTTATCTGATCGTGCGGGTGATTACAAGCATTGACCGAAACAGGCAATCGCTGTTAAACGGATTGCTGTTGTCAGGTGTGGTATTCAGCCTCTACGGTCTGGCGAACGGATTTGGTACCTTGAATGTGAACGGCACCATTTTTGATGAAAACTTGCGGCGGTTAGCGTCAAACTTTGAATATCCAAACGCGTTCGCTATTTATCAGGCGGTATTGTTTGTCATTGCCGTTGCCGCCTCCACCGTCGAAACGGGAAAAATTATGAAACGGATCTATCCGGCAGTTGCCTACCTTCTCCTTTCGTCTGTTATATTGACATATTCACGCGGTACATGGCTCGTACTTGCCGGAATGGTCCTGTTGTTATTCCTGATTTATCCGAAAGGAACAAGACGTCGAGTTGTGATTCAAACAGCGGTTCCATTGGTTGGATTGGCAGCTACTATCGCCTTTCTTTCAAAAGCGGTATTGCAGAAGCAATCGGTCTTTGGATGGGAAATTACAATGTCCGGAACTATTCTTGCTGTTTTGGTGTCTTGGCTGTTTGAAGCGGCAATACGTAAATTGACGAACCGACTCAATAAGAAGCAGCGTGTAACAGTGGCAGCAGTAGTTGGATTGGTGGCTGTTTTGGCGGTTGCCGGAGTCGTTCTGAAAGTGGGACTTCCGCAAAATCTGGCAGAACGTATTTCGTCCATTAACTTGCAGCAGTTTTCAGTTGTGCAGCGCTTTCTCTTTTACAAAGACGGCTTAAAAGTGCTGCATGATTTCCCGGTTTTGGGAGCCGGATGGGATGCATGGAAGGCCATCCATCTCCGCTACCAGTCCTATCCCTATATCAGTAACGAGTCGCACAGTTACCTGATCGATATTATTATGAGTGTAGGGGTGCTGGGAACATTAGTCTGGTTGACGATGATCGGTATGGCGATTTGGCAGGGGATTAAATCCTTGCGCATGTTCGATTTTAAAAACCGGGTTATGCAGAGTGCGATCTTCTGTGGATTAGTTGGGTTGCTGGGGCACTCTTTGATTGACTTTGATATGTCCTATGGAACGAACAATTATTTAATGTGGGCTTTGTTGGGGATGTTGGTTCCGCCGTTTACAGTTAAATTTCCAAGCATTCTTACGCGGAATGTAGAAATATCCTCCTCACAAACAACTTGGAATTACGGAGGAGTTGTCGTAGCGGTAATCGGTGCTGTAATAGCTGGCGGGTTCCTGC
The sequence above is a segment of the Effusibacillus dendaii genome. Coding sequences within it:
- a CDS encoding glycosyltransferase, giving the protein MQDSNTLLQPVQYAIQDHNYLLAERLASDIVRRYPLFEEAWILLGDSLYYQGCGLMAHKVYTRACLFHPQATWIDQKLKSLESVPKGIIKEEVEDLLKVRNKTSVGAAILAKNEESCIGRCLESLVHAVDEILVVDTGSTDRTIEIAKSFPKTTVVHFAWCDDFSAARNFGMSQMESDWVLWVDADKHLHPDDVPLLHYTASLLADYEPHPLLHIMMLNQMGDRISINYGLPRFFPIRGHLRYYGRIHEQLGPIRGNRYTDLGTHDFFVRIRLFHDGYDPQKTNMERKLRRNIELLENMTQDEPDDPTWWLYLGRESLNKGDLDKGIQALRKAEEKAKTFRGFGSLIEVLNLLVSAYLAKGELSEAEKVCDRMVEANPTFPDSYYYLGYIQIQKGRQFYKEVEENLKKSKALFAEYRGLVSPNSDIVKWKADLLLADLYRLSGETDKAKKHYLQVLAACPASYKQRIEKIVSKL
- a CDS encoding O-antigen ligase family protein; translation: MTQLTGVIGARVNIETAQAYRTNKLFYLLMTILFVGFSFKNGLFFNPSFMISSLYVSAVSIVVLAWLRMSRAQVSGWQMTDLFVGGYFLMVLLTTFTPANQEYAVTGLIRQFDYTLVYLIVRVITSIDRNRQSLLNGLLLSGVVFSLYGLANGFGTLNVNGTIFDENLRRLASNFEYPNAFAIYQAVLFVIAVAASTVETGKIMKRIYPAVAYLLLSSVILTYSRGTWLVLAGMVLLLFLIYPKGTRRRVVIQTAVPLVGLAATIAFLSKAVLQKQSVFGWEITMSGTILAVLVSWLFEAAIRKLTNRLNKKQRVTVAAVVGLVAVLAVAGVVLKVGLPQNLAERISSINLQQFSVVQRFLFYKDGLKVLHDFPVLGAGWDAWKAIHLRYQSYPYISNESHSYLIDIIMSVGVLGTLVWLTMIGMAIWQGIKSLRMFDFKNRVMQSAIFCGLVGLLGHSLIDFDMSYGTNNYLMWALLGMLVPPFTVKFPSILTRNVEISSSQTTWNYGGVVVAVIGAVIAGGFLLSDREMAIANAAKTPDVGLKAAQNATIFAPYRPAAYLKLADFQTQLYKDNQDQKLAAQIKENVDSAVAKAPYQPDNLVRASDYYTRFGDPVKAVDLAKQAWENDPYAMDFAQNYMRVAGSHGAEEYSKDKGKSKQFFADIISTYQNIEQRIADFKNLPSVLKPEYDYSITPEMKLYYGEANVYLGKYEEAKKVLEPLLTAAQQQDQNRAKVMLAAIQKRQGQSVDLNLLAPTLTDPKLKQYFEGLAKLEPLQ